The following nucleotide sequence is from Zea mays cultivar B73 chromosome 1, Zm-B73-REFERENCE-NAM-5.0, whole genome shotgun sequence.
CACTTGCTTCTAAACATGCCATAATGGAGAAATTCCGAGCGGAGAATTGAGGATTGGATCTCCATTGCAATCTCTACATGTGACCGTCATAGGTAATAGTAGGTATCTTTTTGTGATCATTAGTTTTTTTTAAACAAATTTTGAATTTGTGTTATTTGTTTAACTATAATTTCTCTCTCGTTCGTCTCTAACTCCGTATATTTGTACCAATTTCCTACAAACTTCAACGCTCAGGTCCTTAGCTTAAATGTCATTTTCTCTCTCTATTTATCCTACTTCCATTTTTTTGGGTTAGTTAGAAGCATGGCActcaattttttttaaaaaaagaaacTAGCTAGTTTATTTTCATGCCATTCCATGTCATCAAAATAAACTAGCCGTCTAGTTTTATAAAAAATGAGCAGTATACAATTAATCCTCTATTTTTATGGCTATGTAATGTGAGAGCTCCTTTAAACACTTGTCATCGAACTATTTTCAGCTAACCCTTAGAACGTGGCCTACACTCTCGCTCTGTAAAAACTTCGTTTGTTGGCCAAATAAAAATCGAAACCTTCTTTTGTTGGCGAAATAAAAATTGAAAACTTTCATTTGTTGCccaaataaaaataaaaacggATCAAACTCAAGAAGCACATCTGGTAAATCTGGACTCGGAAGCACGAGCTGTTCGTTCATAGTTCTAGTTCTAGTGACAATCTAAAGAACATGTCAGCAACTTACATTTGCTACTAAAAGAAGCTGGAGCATTATATACAGCTCCAGGTTGCACCAGAACCAAATTATTGGGATCACTGATCCTCTCAGAGAAGCGTGCAGCGGTAACCATGGACTCCATGTCTTAAAGCAACAATGTTTCCAATCAAACTTGAGGCGGCTAAGACGCCTTCGCGAGGTCAAAGACAGCGATGAACGGCATCAGGACAGACCCTATCCAGAGCTTCCCGTCTTTCTCCTCCACTTCGCTGACGGCTCTCACCACCTCGCCCTTGGTGTCCTCCAAGATGTCAAGCACCTGGCCCTCTGGGCTGTACTTGATGATGACCGCGTGGAGCCTGCCACCGATCTGCATCAGGTAGTGGTACTTGGCGGGGATCGGGAGGCTGAGCAAAAACTTCCTCAGCTTGACATGGCGGCTCATAAGCCGGGCGTACAGACTTCGGCGGCAGTGGATTGCCACCCAGAACTCGCCCTTCTCATTCGTTCTCACATTGTCTGGGAAGCCAGGCAAGATAGCGAAAAGATCCACAGTGCCTGCCTTCTCGCCTTTCAACCAGTATCTGCTCAACCTGTCTCCGAAGAACACAAATATTGAGTGCCTGATATcatagagctgaaataagaaagcTTAAATCAAGTGTAAGAAAGATAATGCACACCTGCCACGCGATCCTTCGCAGAAAACAAAGAATGAGCCATCCTTGCTCATGGACACACCGTTGGGAAATTGGAGGTTGCGATGCAGTACTGTCGTTTCCTTTGTCTGTGGGTTATATTTCAGAAGTCTCCCAGAGGGATCCCCCGAGAAAACTAACTGCATGAAATTCCTGAAAATGAATGATTACTGATAAGGTCATGGAAGATCCAAGGTGTCTTGGATCCAGCAAACTTGTTTGCAAATTGAGGAGACATTAAGGACGCGTTTGGTTGCGGGGCAGCTGGGAAAGGGACGTCCCCTCGCGTTctctctcgtccctccaattttAAGGGAGGGCTGAGGGCAACACTGGGACCCAACCCCTGAACCAAACAATTTTATTTAAACGATCGTCATATTTCATTTCGTTCTGTCATGACAACCAAACGCACCtaaaggggtgtttgaatgcactagagctaatagttagtgactaaaattagctagagacatccaaacaccctagctaatatttcagctattagctatttttagtaaattagctactagttagctagttatttgttagctagctaattctactagcaaatttttagccaactaactattatctctagtgcattcaaacaccccataAGTTTTCCCAATATAACAGTCTAAGTCATAATAGTCACTAAACCAGGTGCTATACAATGAAGTAGAATGGTTGGAGAACCTTGTATGACACTAGAACTAGTAAAAGAGTAGGACTCCTCCCGGGCGACACGGTTGCCTCCTCCCTTGGAAAAAGAAGGTTACTCCTCCACATAAGCCGCTCGGTCGCCTCCTCCCGGGCGACACGGGCGGccgaaaccctagccgccaccggCCCCTCCCTCCACTCCATCCCACCTCGCCGTCACCGGAGAGCGCCGCCGGATGTCCGCGTGGCCCCAAGGAAGGTGGCGGCGGGGCGATTTTGCTTTGGTTTGGTCGCGTCTGCCCGGATCTAGTCGGGTTACCAGGAGGTGGCAACGGCGCGTGTGGGACGGCGACCCTTCGCCAGCGCGGCTGGGCTGGCCAGGGCCTCGGCGGCATCCTGGCGGCAAAGAGCGAGGCGTTTGTATGGCACATCCGGGGGATGCGGGTCCTGGCTGGGTGCCCGCGCAGCAAGGGGGCATGTGGCCGGCAGTGGGTCGCAGGCGCGGAGACGATGCTGTCTGTCGCCCCCAGGGCAGGGAGCGGCGCCGCGCGCGGAGGGCTGGAATCTGGTGCGCGCGAGGTTGGCGGCCTCCGCGTGCCAACCATCGGAGGCGCCGGCAGGTTGGTCCCGGACCAGCGCATGTGCCAGAGTGGTGTTCGGCGTTGGTGCGTCGGCAGGCCTGCGCAGTCGGCCTGAATGGCGGAGGCGGGACCTCCACTCATCCGCGACAACGTCGGCTAGTGGCTCGGGCTAGCGCTAGATGGTGGTTGTGGCGGCGGCCCCAATAATCTTCATCTCTGTGCGGGACGGCGGGGCAGCGGCAACGACGGAGGCAGCTTGCGGTGTCTCGAGGTTTCGGCCAGACACTGTGCTGGGGGCTCTTGGGCGAAAGTCTCGGCGACGGTGACGCCCATGGGCGCCGCTTCCCCTCCTAAGGGCGTCGCATCCCCAGTGCTATCTTCCTTGGGTGAAAGCCCGGTCCATCGCGGACAGGCGACGGTGGCGTCACGGTGACGTTACTCCATTCCTGAAGGCGTCACTTCTGAAGTACGCCTCGGCCACGGCTTTGCCTTCGGCTGTTGCTTCGCTTCTCGGCGCCTGGTATGCGGGTGGAGGTGGGGTTTTGCATCGTGAAGTCGGAGCTGCTACGTCAGGGGATGTGCCTCGGCAACGATAACATGAGACGAACCTCCCTTCTTTGTGGTCCAGTTTGTTTCGAAGGTTAGGCAAATTCCGGAGGCAGGGCGGAGGGTCAAGATTGGAAGTCGGAGCTGCTCTGTGCCTTGAGCCCGACAACGATGACCTATCGAGACCTTTCGCTTCGGGCTGTATGTCTGCTTTTCGTTTGTTTCGCATGTCGGCTGCTTTGGGAAGTCGGAGTTGCTGGATGCTCTGCATCCTTGCTTGACAACGATGACCCTTAGCAGTTTTGCGTGCTCTCGTGTGGGGTTGCCGCTGCTTGTGTTGTTTGGACACTGTGTCGGCGGTGAGTGTGGTGCCGTGTTGATTTCTCAATCCAACCGGCGAGTTGAGTTGTATGGTGTCGGCGCGTTGATGTCACAATCCAACCGTCTGTTGTTTGTTGTTTAGTCCGGTCCGGACCGCTTCTTTTTATTACTATAATCGGCAGCTCTCCCGCCTGGTTTGTTAAAAAAAGAGTAGGACTGTAGCCCTCAAAGAAAGAATTGGTCCATTTTGGGTTTTTATATTCTCCATCTTCAGTTTATTCATTAGGAAAGTATGTGACTGTACCCCTGATGTGAAACATGATGTGCTGAAGAGATCTGACAGATCATAGCATAATGCCTATTTTTTTATAAAACAAATACACGTGTGAGGTGAGTATCGTTTGTAGCATATAAATAATGTTTGCTGACACTTCAATTAGGATGAGTGAAGGTAAACAAAGTAAAGTAATCCAAGCAGACGACCTTCCAAGTTCCAACCTAATGTCAGGATCGTGGATTCGTGATGTTCCCGATCACCTACCCCGTGGTCAGTAGGAATCAAGTTTCAAGTGAGCATCCATCCAAGCACGCAAAGCAGAGGGAAGAGAGCGAGGGCATGTCATCACAGACCGTCTCTGGTAGTGGATGCTGGAGTCCGTGAAGTACACATTGCCCTCGTCGTCGAGATCGAGGTCGTTGGTGAAGTTGAGGCGCACGCCCTCGGCCTCCGTTGCGAGCGGCGTGGCCAGCCCGCCTTCGGGACCGACCTTAAGCAATCCGAAGTAGGCGTCGGCGATGTACAGGTCCCCGGTCTTCTTATCGAAGCGGAGCCCGAGCGGGCGGCCGCAGATGTGCTCGTTGGGGAGGTACTCCACCGGCGAGGCTTTAGGCCCGCCGCAGAGCTCCTGCGTCCAGCGCGGGGAGGCAGTCGCGAAGGGGACCCACCGCTCGCCGTCCCAGAAGACGACCCGGCCGTCGGCGACGCCCGTGTACGGGCCGCGACCCTGAGGGTCGAAGGCGACACTCTCGGGACCCTGCACATCGCCGCGGAACCGCACCTCGGCCCCGCGGAGCCGCTCCCGCTCGTCCGCGTGCGGCGGCATCTCGGCGGGATCGGGGAGGTCGACGAAGTGCGCCTCGAACCCCGGGAAGCCCGCCATGCTGCCCATCCGCAGCGGATCCGTGCCACAGAATGCCGCCAGGACCGCCACCAGCAGCGCCGCGGCCACCACCCCCGGCGACGCCATCCCGCTAGCCAGCGGCTCACCCACTCGCCCCACTCTCCCTCGCCTCGCTCTTGCGGGGCTTCGCTTGGGTTTCTCCGCCGCGCGCAAGCGCTTAGTGATGGGAATGGCACGGCGTGCTTTGCTGCCGCTCAGTGAGGACGGATGGAACGAGGGGTCATCACTT
It contains:
- the LOC100283635 gene encoding strictosidine synthase precursor; translation: MASPGVVAAALLVAVLAAFCGTDPLRMGSMAGFPGFEAHFVDLPDPAEMPPHADERERLRGAEVRFRGDVQGPESVAFDPQGRGPYTGVADGRVVFWDGERWVPFATASPRWTQELCGGPKASPVEYLPNEHICGRPLGLRFDKKTGDLYIADAYFGLLKVGPEGGLATPLATEAEGVRLNFTNDLDLDDEGNVYFTDSSIHYQRRNFMQLVFSGDPSGRLLKYNPQTKETTVLHRNLQFPNGVSMSKDGSFFVFCEGSRGRLSRYWLKGEKAGTVDLFAILPGFPDNVRTNEKGEFWVAIHCRRSLYARLMSRHVKLRKFLLSLPIPAKYHYLMQIGGRLHAVIIKYSPEGQVLDILEDTKGEVVRAVSEVEEKDGKLWIGSVLMPFIAVFDLAKAS